From one Cytophagales bacterium genomic stretch:
- a CDS encoding helix-turn-helix transcriptional regulator, protein MKKHSLQVKNLKCDSYSSMRQLWQQLETINLHIIDLMTGKIVLAKKPGQFQLMRIRVILRNNNMQLILGRKQMIVEKIKGTINNLIFNSKINMNNSDYISESIGMNYSYLSRLFKSVEKITIEKYIISQKIVRLKQLLIGGKLTETKIAKKMRYSSVQYLSNQFKKTEGETLSSYKKKHCPPPYLHHLYKNLNFNYINVKIL, encoded by the coding sequence ATGAAAAAACATTCTTTACAGGTAAAAAATTTAAAGTGTGATAGCTATAGCAGTATGCGGCAGTTATGGCAACAATTAGAAACAATCAATCTTCATATAATTGATTTAATGACAGGAAAGATCGTACTTGCCAAAAAACCTGGTCAGTTTCAGTTGATGAGGATAAGGGTTATTTTAAGAAATAATAATATGCAGCTTATTCTTGGCAGAAAGCAAATGATAGTAGAAAAGATAAAAGGTACCATAAATAATTTAATTTTTAATAGCAAAATAAATATGAACAACTCTGATTATATAAGTGAAAGTATTGGAATGAATTACAGCTATCTGAGCAGACTTTTTAAATCGGTAGAGAAGATCACAATTGAAAAATATATCATTTCTCAAAAGATAGTACGTTTAAAGCAATTGTTAATAGGAGGCAAACTAACCGAAACTAAAATTGCGAAAAAAATGCGTTATAGCAGCGTACAATATTTATCTAATCAATTCAAAAAAACTGAAGGTGAAACACTAAGCTCTTATAAGAAAAAACATTGCCCCCCCCCCTACCTCCATCATCTTTACAAAAACCTTAACTTTAACTACATAAATGTCAAAATCTTATAA